The Fulvivirga ligni genome window below encodes:
- a CDS encoding transketolase family protein, with product MANPKLDKLSADNIRLLSVAMVEKANSGHPGGPMGGADFMHVLYSEFLQFDPDNTEWRWRDRFFLDPGHLSAMLYSQLYLLGNYSKDDVSNFRQWGSITPGHPEVDHKRGVENTSGPLGQGHAMGIGAALAGKFLEERFGSWTDHTIYAYISDGGIQEEISQGAGRIAGYLGLSNVVMFFDSNDVQLSTYTDEVTSEDTAKKYEAWGWNVTTIDGHDHDAIRKALKDAKAETKRPTLIIGKTIMGKGAVDADGKPYEGYSVLHGKPLGGTDASYEKTVEALGGKVDDPFAIFEDVEAYYKEIIDRKREEVKSVKAEEEKWKSANPELAKKLDLFFSGDIPEIDFSQIPQKANVASRDASSAVLGYLADKVENLIVASADLANSDKTDGFLKKSKAFGTHDYAGNFMHAGVSEFTMAAMANGMALHGGIIPVVGTFFIFSDYQKPAYRLSALMELPVIYLWTHDAFRVGEDGPTHQPIEQEAQLRLLEKLRNHKGERSLLALRPADAAETTVAWEMALKNKKTPTGLIFSRQGIKDLIAKDGDRYSEAESARKGAYRVQSVDGADVTLVANGSEVATLFEAAQLLEKDGVKANIVSVISEGLFRDQSEAYQAEVIDENSPIFALTAGLPVTMEGLAGKKGKVFGLSHFGYSAPATTLDEKFGFTGENIYNEVKAYLKSL from the coding sequence ATGGCCAATCCAAAATTAGATAAACTATCTGCTGATAACATTAGGCTACTCTCTGTAGCAATGGTTGAAAAAGCTAATTCCGGCCACCCCGGTGGACCAATGGGAGGAGCTGATTTCATGCATGTATTGTACAGTGAATTCTTGCAATTTGACCCAGACAATACAGAATGGCGTTGGAGAGATCGATTCTTTTTAGATCCAGGACACCTCTCTGCTATGTTATATTCGCAGTTATACCTTTTAGGAAATTATTCTAAAGATGATGTTTCTAACTTCCGCCAATGGGGTTCTATCACACCTGGTCACCCTGAAGTGGACCACAAAAGAGGTGTAGAGAATACATCTGGTCCTTTAGGGCAAGGACATGCCATGGGTATTGGAGCAGCATTAGCTGGTAAGTTTCTAGAGGAGAGATTTGGTAGCTGGACTGATCACACCATTTATGCTTACATTTCTGATGGTGGTATTCAGGAAGAAATAAGCCAGGGTGCTGGTCGTATTGCAGGTTACTTAGGCTTAAGTAACGTGGTAATGTTCTTCGATAGCAATGATGTGCAATTAAGTACGTATACAGATGAAGTTACTTCTGAAGATACTGCTAAAAAATATGAAGCCTGGGGATGGAACGTGACTACTATTGATGGTCATGATCATGATGCAATTAGAAAAGCGCTGAAAGATGCTAAGGCAGAAACAAAAAGACCTACATTGATCATAGGTAAAACCATCATGGGTAAAGGTGCTGTTGATGCAGATGGAAAACCTTACGAAGGTTACAGTGTACTTCACGGTAAGCCTTTAGGTGGTACTGATGCTTCTTATGAGAAAACAGTAGAAGCTTTAGGAGGAAAAGTAGATGATCCATTTGCTATTTTCGAAGATGTTGAGGCTTACTACAAAGAGATCATAGATAGAAAAAGAGAAGAAGTAAAGTCTGTGAAAGCAGAGGAAGAAAAGTGGAAAAGTGCTAACCCTGAGTTAGCTAAGAAACTTGACTTATTCTTCAGTGGTGATATTCCTGAGATTGATTTCTCACAGATACCTCAAAAAGCGAATGTAGCTTCAAGAGATGCTTCATCTGCAGTTTTAGGTTATTTGGCTGATAAAGTTGAGAACCTAATCGTAGCTTCTGCTGACTTGGCTAACAGTGATAAAACTGATGGTTTCTTAAAGAAATCAAAAGCTTTCGGAACACATGATTATGCAGGTAACTTCATGCATGCTGGTGTATCTGAATTTACAATGGCAGCTATGGCTAACGGAATGGCCCTGCACGGTGGTATCATCCCGGTGGTAGGTACTTTCTTCATATTCTCAGATTATCAAAAGCCTGCTTACAGACTTTCTGCACTTATGGAGCTTCCTGTAATTTATTTATGGACACATGATGCCTTCAGAGTAGGAGAGGATGGACCAACCCACCAGCCAATAGAGCAAGAAGCTCAGCTTAGATTGTTAGAAAAACTTCGTAACCACAAAGGTGAAAGAAGTTTATTAGCTCTAAGACCTGCTGATGCTGCTGAAACTACAGTAGCTTGGGAAATGGCTTTGAAAAATAAGAAAACACCAACCGGCTTAATCTTCTCAAGACAAGGTATTAAAGACCTTATTGCGAAGGACGGTGACCGTTATTCCGAAGCTGAAAGTGCTAGAAAAGGTGCTTACAGAGTACAATCTGTAGACGGAGCTGATGTTACTTTAGTAGCTAATGGTTCTGAGGTAGCCACTTTATTCGAAGCAGCACAGCTACTTGAAAAAGACGGTGTGAAAGCGAATATCGTTTCTGTTATTTCTGAAGGTTTATTCAGAGATCAGTCTGAAGCATACCAGGCAGAAGTAATTGATGAAAATTCACCAATATTTGCCTTAACCGCAGGCCTACCAGTAACTATGGAAGGATTAGCAGGTAAGAAAGGTAAAGTATTCGGCTTAAGCCATTTTGGTTATTCTGCACCAGCTACAACTTTAGATGAGAAGTTCGGCTTTACCGGTGAGAATATCTATAATGAAGTAAAGGCATATTTAAAGAGCCTATAA
- a CDS encoding NUDIX hydrolase, whose amino-acid sequence MDSKEFSDEIIEALSIDTVIFGFEKAELYVLLVKHAQGISKGKWALPGGWIKYNESVDDAAYRILTAQTSVSNIFLEELKTFGNVDRYPTTRVITVAYYALVNKESFKLNPGVSVSDVRWFNVHKVPELAFDHNDIFEYGFAHLKHKIQHEPIGFNLLPKKFTLLQIKELYEAILETELDKSNFRRKFIKMNLLIPCNEKQKDVAHRAARLYRFDESVYNNLLKKGFVFEI is encoded by the coding sequence ATGGATTCTAAGGAGTTTTCTGATGAAATAATTGAAGCGCTTTCTATCGATACCGTTATTTTCGGTTTTGAAAAGGCTGAATTATATGTTTTGCTGGTAAAGCACGCTCAGGGAATATCCAAAGGAAAATGGGCTCTTCCGGGTGGCTGGATCAAATACAATGAAAGTGTAGATGATGCTGCTTACCGTATTTTAACGGCCCAGACCTCCGTTTCCAACATATTTCTGGAAGAACTTAAGACCTTCGGTAATGTAGATCGTTACCCTACTACCCGAGTAATAACAGTAGCCTATTACGCCTTGGTGAATAAGGAAAGCTTTAAATTAAATCCTGGAGTTAGTGTTTCAGATGTACGCTGGTTTAATGTGCATAAAGTGCCGGAACTAGCCTTTGACCACAACGATATTTTTGAATATGGTTTTGCTCATCTAAAACACAAAATTCAGCATGAACCTATTGGCTTCAACCTGCTTCCTAAAAAATTCACTCTACTGCAGATCAAAGAACTCTACGAAGCTATCCTGGAAACAGAGCTCGACAAGTCTAATTTTAGAAGGAAATTTATCAAAATGAATTTGTTAATTCCTTGTAATGAAAAGCAGAAGGATGTGGCACACAGAGCTGCTCGCCTGTATAGATTTGACGAATCTGTCTACAACAATCTCCTGAAAAAAGGATTTGTTTTTGAAATTTAA
- the xylA gene encoding xylose isomerase produces the protein MSNNVLLGDKEYFKGIGKIQFEGKESDNPMAFKYYDENKVVAGKSLKDHFRFAVAYWHTFCGTGGDPFGPGTKAFPWSTASDVEQEAKDKLDAAFEFITKLGVPYYCFHDFDMAAEGTSFKESERRLQIASDYALEKQKASGVKLLWGTANLFSNPRYMNGASTSPDFSVVAYAGAQVKNALDTTIKLGGENYVFWGGREGYMSLLNTNMKKEQDHLARFLHMAKEYARKQGFKGQFFIEPKPMEPTKHQYDFDAATVLGFLRGYDLMDDFKLNLEVNHATLAQHTFTHELQVAADAGLLGSIDANRGDYQNGWDTDQFPINLYELTEAMLIILEAGGFKGGGVNFDAKTRRNSTDLDDIFHAHIGGMDAFARALITADRVLENSNYKKLRAERYSSFDAGKGLDFEQGKLSLEDLYAIASEAGEPKLISGKQEMYENIINHYL, from the coding sequence ATGAGTAATAACGTATTATTAGGAGACAAAGAATATTTTAAAGGCATAGGAAAAATACAGTTTGAGGGTAAGGAATCTGATAACCCTATGGCTTTTAAATATTACGACGAGAATAAAGTAGTGGCCGGAAAAAGCCTGAAAGACCACTTCAGATTTGCAGTGGCTTACTGGCATACCTTCTGTGGTACAGGTGGCGATCCTTTCGGTCCTGGCACTAAAGCTTTTCCGTGGTCTACGGCTAGTGACGTAGAGCAAGAGGCTAAAGACAAATTAGACGCTGCTTTTGAGTTCATTACCAAACTTGGTGTGCCTTACTACTGCTTCCATGATTTTGATATGGCGGCTGAAGGAACCAGCTTCAAGGAGTCTGAAAGAAGGCTGCAAATAGCTTCTGATTATGCACTAGAAAAGCAAAAAGCCAGCGGTGTGAAATTATTATGGGGTACCGCTAACCTGTTTTCAAACCCAAGGTACATGAATGGAGCTTCTACCAGCCCTGATTTTAGTGTGGTTGCTTATGCAGGTGCGCAAGTGAAAAATGCTCTGGATACAACTATCAAACTGGGTGGTGAAAACTATGTATTCTGGGGAGGTAGAGAAGGTTACATGTCTCTTCTAAACACTAATATGAAGAAAGAGCAGGATCATTTGGCTAGATTCTTACATATGGCCAAAGAGTATGCTCGTAAGCAAGGTTTCAAAGGTCAATTCTTTATTGAGCCTAAGCCCATGGAGCCTACCAAGCATCAATATGATTTCGATGCCGCTACGGTGCTAGGCTTCTTAAGAGGTTATGATCTCATGGATGATTTTAAGCTTAATTTGGAAGTGAACCATGCTACCTTGGCTCAGCACACGTTTACCCACGAACTTCAGGTGGCAGCTGATGCAGGCCTATTAGGAAGTATAGATGCTAACAGAGGTGATTATCAGAACGGCTGGGATACAGATCAATTTCCGATCAATTTATACGAACTTACTGAGGCCATGCTGATCATTCTTGAGGCTGGTGGTTTTAAAGGAGGAGGCGTAAACTTCGATGCTAAAACACGAAGAAATTCTACTGACCTTGATGATATTTTCCATGCGCATATTGGAGGAATGGATGCCTTCGCCAGAGCACTGATCACTGCCGACAGGGTATTGGAAAACAGCAACTATAAAAAACTCAGAGCCGAAAGGTACAGCTCCTTTGATGCTGGAAAAGGCCTTGATTTTGAGCAAGGTAAACTCAGTCTGGAAGACCTATATGCTATAGCTAGCGAGGCAGGAGAGCCAAAATTAATAAGTGGCAAGCAAGAGATGTACGAAAACATTATTAATCACTATCTTTGA
- a CDS encoding SusC/RagA family TonB-linked outer membrane protein — MKYVYLLLLFSASFSVSAQKILTGKVTTQDGEALVGASVVVQGTTNGTITDYNGDYSLKVPDGNETLVFSFIGYTTQEVKIGGREEVNVVLAEDIESLSEVVIIGYGEQSSKEVSTAVATVDRKTIESLPVARPEQVLQGTAPGVIVQQNSGSPGSPLTVRLRGVGTAGGSQPLYLVDGLQVPDLNYLNSSDIADISILKDAAASAIYGARGGNGVVLVQTRKGNRDKKPQLAFSGYYGIQNLANKPGLMDRDQYAAYYNEYQQQAGGTPLSQSDITKLPNTDWYDEVFDKNSPMQNYSASISGGGEAFSYYLSGGIFDQVGMVGGEEDKSKFNRKNAKLKFDVDVLDNLNVNVGADIVHTNRDYLFENQAGTGVAIMNYINAIPAIYPAFDPENPSVPFHMGDLNNPIVVNGVTLPAVGAVLNPHVSMLLNNNRTVSDLRVYNIGATWNPFKNVEVRTSYAHYSDESLDKNFYPQYDYRPIQNLFNETADFTQTTYENAYSQWEGNLKYDFINLEDHNLDVLVGFSVLTAEGRIESRSGSDFLVNDFEKINFALIKDATAIINPKPFAYESGLLSFYGRVNYNFKEKYLFSATLRNDASSKFGADNRSGTFPSFSAGWVLSEESFLNTNNFIDLLKLRASWGINGNDNISNYQFSTVVNPNSGPSFGGMNTPGVSAGFLPNPSVKWEEISQTNIGLDLNAFNNTFGLTLDYYVKNTSDMLVPIGTPLYIGLNSAAANVADVKNTGLEVLLTYKKTYQNDFSWNVGFNLGYNKNEVTSLGENGRPLNGGNIGFIFSDPITRTDIGQPIASFYGYEVESIDDNGELIFRDTDGEAGITPNDKTFIGKPFPDYTYGVMLGASYKGFDISGFLYGSQGNDIYDATVRLDASYSNRPTTYVGDNAPGNILGTGGTGGSQTEVSDFYVKDGSFTKLKTLTLGYNLPKGSLEGIGMSNLRIYLTGQNLFTITDYDGVDPEIGQASTESVLDVGIDRGFYPQPRVFMVGFQARF; from the coding sequence ATGAAATACGTTTACTTACTGCTCTTATTTTCTGCGAGCTTTTCGGTGTCTGCGCAGAAGATACTCACCGGTAAAGTCACCACGCAAGATGGTGAAGCACTGGTAGGAGCAAGTGTAGTAGTGCAAGGCACTACTAATGGCACCATAACAGACTATAATGGTGATTATAGTCTCAAAGTACCTGACGGCAATGAGACCCTCGTTTTTAGTTTTATTGGTTATACTACTCAAGAGGTGAAGATAGGTGGAAGAGAAGAGGTGAATGTAGTCTTAGCCGAAGACATAGAATCTTTAAGTGAGGTTGTCATTATTGGGTACGGAGAGCAATCTTCCAAAGAGGTATCTACTGCGGTAGCTACAGTGGACAGAAAAACCATTGAATCACTTCCTGTAGCCAGGCCAGAACAGGTGCTACAGGGAACGGCCCCTGGGGTTATTGTTCAGCAAAACTCTGGCTCGCCGGGTTCACCATTAACTGTTCGGCTTAGAGGTGTAGGCACCGCCGGTGGTTCACAGCCACTTTACCTGGTGGATGGACTACAAGTGCCTGATCTTAATTATCTTAACTCCTCTGACATCGCAGATATTTCTATTTTAAAAGATGCAGCAGCCTCTGCAATCTATGGAGCACGTGGAGGTAATGGCGTGGTACTGGTGCAAACCAGAAAAGGGAATCGTGATAAAAAGCCACAGCTGGCTTTCAGTGGCTATTATGGCATCCAAAACCTGGCTAACAAACCTGGTCTTATGGATAGGGACCAGTATGCGGCTTATTATAATGAGTACCAGCAGCAAGCGGGCGGTACACCGCTGAGCCAAAGTGATATAACCAAACTCCCTAATACTGATTGGTATGACGAGGTGTTTGATAAGAACTCACCTATGCAGAATTATAGCGCTTCCATTTCTGGAGGGGGCGAGGCATTTTCATATTATCTGTCAGGGGGCATATTTGATCAGGTCGGAATGGTTGGAGGTGAAGAGGATAAGTCTAAATTCAACCGAAAAAATGCCAAGTTAAAGTTCGATGTAGATGTTCTGGATAATCTAAATGTTAATGTTGGCGCAGACATAGTTCACACCAACAGAGATTATCTTTTTGAAAACCAGGCAGGTACAGGTGTGGCTATTATGAACTATATAAATGCTATTCCCGCTATTTATCCTGCCTTTGATCCGGAGAATCCCAGTGTGCCTTTTCACATGGGAGATCTAAATAACCCAATAGTTGTCAATGGGGTTACCCTACCTGCCGTAGGAGCAGTTTTGAATCCACATGTTTCAATGCTTTTGAATAATAACAGAACCGTTTCTGATTTAAGAGTTTATAATATTGGGGCCACCTGGAATCCTTTTAAAAATGTGGAGGTAAGAACCAGCTATGCCCATTATAGTGATGAGTCTTTGGATAAGAATTTTTATCCTCAATATGACTATAGACCTATTCAAAATCTATTTAATGAAACGGCTGATTTCACCCAAACTACCTATGAAAATGCCTACTCACAGTGGGAAGGTAATCTGAAATACGACTTCATAAATCTCGAGGATCATAATTTAGATGTATTGGTAGGCTTTTCGGTGTTAACGGCAGAGGGTCGAATTGAAAGCCGTTCTGGCTCTGATTTTCTGGTGAATGATTTTGAAAAGATCAATTTTGCTTTGATAAAAGATGCCACCGCTATCATAAACCCTAAGCCATTTGCTTATGAAAGCGGACTTCTTTCCTTTTACGGACGCGTTAATTATAATTTTAAAGAAAAGTATTTATTCAGCGCCACCTTAAGAAATGATGCTTCATCCAAGTTTGGAGCGGACAATCGGTCGGGAACTTTCCCATCATTTTCTGCAGGGTGGGTACTTTCAGAAGAGTCATTCCTAAATACCAATAACTTCATCGATCTGCTGAAACTACGTGCTAGCTGGGGTATTAACGGTAACGATAATATATCTAACTATCAGTTCAGTACCGTGGTAAATCCGAATTCAGGTCCATCTTTTGGTGGGATGAACACCCCTGGGGTAAGTGCAGGCTTCCTGCCGAATCCTAGTGTAAAATGGGAGGAGATATCTCAAACTAACATCGGTCTAGATTTGAATGCCTTTAACAACACCTTCGGGCTTACGCTGGACTATTATGTTAAAAATACTTCAGATATGCTGGTGCCTATAGGTACGCCACTTTATATCGGTCTTAACTCGGCTGCTGCCAATGTGGCTGATGTGAAAAACACAGGATTAGAAGTACTATTGACATATAAGAAAACCTACCAAAATGATTTTTCATGGAATGTGGGATTTAACCTGGGGTATAATAAGAATGAGGTGACCAGCCTTGGTGAAAATGGGCGGCCATTGAATGGTGGTAATATTGGTTTCATTTTCTCAGACCCTATCACCAGAACAGATATTGGTCAGCCTATCGCTAGTTTCTATGGATATGAGGTAGAAAGCATTGATGACAATGGCGAACTTATTTTTAGAGATACAGATGGTGAGGCCGGAATAACGCCTAACGATAAAACCTTTATTGGTAAACCGTTCCCAGACTATACCTATGGTGTAATGTTGGGAGCCTCGTACAAAGGATTTGACATTAGCGGATTCCTCTATGGATCTCAAGGAAATGATATCTATGATGCTACGGTAAGGTTAGACGCCTCATATTCTAACAGACCCACGACTTATGTAGGAGATAACGCTCCAGGCAATATTTTAGGTACAGGTGGAACCGGAGGCTCGCAGACAGAAGTGTCAGATTTTTATGTGAAAGATGGTTCATTTACCAAGCTCAAAACCCTCACTTTAGGTTACAATCTCCCTAAAGGTTCTCTGGAAGGAATAGGGATGTCAAACCTAAGAATTTACCTGACAGGGCAAAACCTATTTACTATCACAGATTATGATGGAGTGGATCCTGAAATTGGTCAGGCTTCTACGGAGTCAGTCTTAGATGTAGGTATTGATCGTGGTTTTTACCCTCAGCCGCGAGTATTCATGGTAGGCTTTCAAGCCAGGTTTTAA
- a CDS encoding RagB/SusD family nutrient uptake outer membrane protein produces the protein MINIQRINRTQWVLVLALITWVISGCDKDELLEKAPITELDAGKALQTEGDYIALTNSVYDVLQWQVINGAQTHMYPVMFQGMRADDLVSQWDAFWVAGAAFDDFTKITPSNPSVQALWTKWFTMIARANTAIHFVNQFEGFSNDELKQRLIAEAMFLRAFAYFELVKNFGKVPLITKYIESANEELKMERAEITVIYTQIGEDAMAAAEKLPESYTDQSDKGRATKGAAYTLLAKSFLYQEDYPKVKEYTEKVMSLGYALEENFADNWSLDNEYGKESIFEIGYADGFSNIAFEGPAAVTNQGSSSYQMFGYIFNGSATGFGNAVPRQELINLYEEGDARKDATFITPETVLPDLGAQSCGCLQYDENGNLLFGDAGNESQWVGTDIYNYFWRKPAALESKATMRKYHISSTTASSLLNVGSSPLNEKIFRYADVLLMRAEAAASGAGGDGQAALDAVRARAGLDPVPLTLENVKMERRKELATEGWDRFTDLVRWGDAADALAFKNYNDNRDRYLPIPQSEIDLVGESILTQNPGYQR, from the coding sequence ATGATTAATATTCAACGAATAAATCGAACTCAATGGGTGCTGGTTCTGGCTCTCATAACATGGGTGATAAGCGGCTGTGATAAAGATGAGCTACTAGAAAAAGCACCCATTACCGAACTTGACGCCGGCAAGGCACTACAAACAGAAGGCGACTATATTGCACTTACAAACTCAGTCTATGATGTACTACAGTGGCAGGTGATTAATGGAGCTCAGACTCACATGTATCCCGTAATGTTTCAGGGTATGAGAGCTGATGATTTGGTTTCTCAGTGGGATGCTTTTTGGGTGGCAGGAGCTGCTTTTGATGATTTCACCAAAATTACGCCAAGCAACCCTAGTGTCCAGGCCTTATGGACCAAGTGGTTCACCATGATTGCACGAGCCAACACAGCCATTCATTTTGTGAATCAGTTTGAAGGTTTTAGTAATGATGAATTGAAGCAAAGGCTAATAGCAGAAGCCATGTTTTTAAGGGCATTTGCTTATTTCGAACTGGTGAAAAACTTTGGAAAGGTGCCGCTAATCACTAAATACATCGAAAGCGCCAACGAGGAATTAAAGATGGAAAGAGCAGAAATCACAGTTATTTACACCCAAATAGGAGAAGATGCAATGGCAGCTGCTGAAAAGCTACCAGAAAGTTATACAGATCAATCTGACAAGGGAAGAGCTACTAAGGGTGCTGCCTACACTTTACTCGCCAAAAGCTTTTTATATCAGGAGGATTATCCAAAAGTAAAGGAATACACAGAAAAAGTAATGTCTCTGGGGTATGCTCTCGAAGAGAATTTTGCTGACAACTGGTCATTGGACAATGAATATGGTAAGGAATCTATTTTTGAAATAGGCTATGCTGACGGCTTTTCAAATATTGCTTTTGAAGGACCTGCGGCTGTCACTAATCAGGGATCAAGCTCTTATCAGATGTTTGGCTATATATTTAACGGCAGTGCTACCGGTTTTGGAAATGCAGTGCCCAGACAAGAGTTGATCAACCTTTATGAGGAAGGAGACGCCAGGAAAGATGCTACCTTCATAACTCCGGAAACGGTATTGCCAGACTTAGGAGCACAGTCATGCGGATGTCTACAGTATGATGAAAATGGAAATCTGTTATTCGGAGATGCAGGTAATGAAAGTCAGTGGGTAGGCACAGATATTTACAATTACTTCTGGAGAAAACCAGCGGCACTGGAGTCTAAGGCTACTATGAGAAAATATCATATTTCTTCAACTACTGCCTCGTCATTGCTCAATGTGGGAAGCTCTCCTTTAAATGAAAAGATTTTCCGGTACGCAGATGTTTTACTTATGCGCGCCGAAGCAGCTGCCAGCGGAGCTGGTGGAGATGGCCAGGCAGCACTGGATGCTGTCAGAGCAAGGGCGGGTTTAGACCCGGTGCCATTAACATTAGAAAATGTGAAAATGGAAAGACGTAAGGAGCTTGCCACCGAAGGGTGGGACCGATTCACTGATTTGGTCCGCTGGGGTGATGCTGCCGATGCATTGGCTTTCAAGAATTATAACGATAACAGAGACAGATACTTACCCATACCACAGTCAGAGATTGACCTGGTAGGAGAGAGTATTTTAACGCAGAATCCGGGTTATCAGAGATAA